A single Phragmites australis chromosome 4, lpPhrAust1.1, whole genome shotgun sequence DNA region contains:
- the LOC133916417 gene encoding small polypeptide DEVIL 11-like, giving the protein MEFYVDEKWKFSKKSRNNGSRRVPGAGAGAGGDPFLKRSSSMRDVQAIGRPARGGGAAAAGGCTPQPSFSSRCAGLVKEQRARFYIMRRCVTMLVCWKDCS; this is encoded by the coding sequence ATGGAGTTCTACGTGGACGAGAAGTGGAAGTTCTCCAAGAAGAGCCGGAATAACGGCAGCAGGCGCGTCCCGGGAGCCGGAGCCGGGGCCGGCGGCGACCCTTTCCTGAAGAGGTCGTCCAGCATGAGGGACGTCCAGGCGATCGGGCGGCccgcccgcggcggcggcgccgctgcCGCGGGCGGGTGCACGCCGCAACCGTCGTTCTCGAGCCGGTGTGCGGGGCTGGTGAAGGAGCAGCGGGCGCGCTTCTACATCATGCGCCGCTGCGTCACCATGCTCGTCTGCTGGAAGGACTGTTCGTAG